DNA sequence from the Lycium barbarum isolate Lr01 chromosome 5, ASM1917538v2, whole genome shotgun sequence genome:
GTTATTTAGGTCTTTAACTTTTCACTTTTCcaataatatgatatgattatgctAATGGCAAGCAACTCAAGGGTATAGGATAATTGTTAGCTGGTGCTACCTGTCCTAGGAAAATGGAAAGATGCGGACCATGTACTTTTCACTGCTTTGCCGCAAAATATGGTCCTTGGTGCATTCCATGATTGATGTGGCCTTGATGCTACATAGAAAAATAGCTGAAGTAATGTTGAGTTGGAGAACAAGGAAAAGGAGTTGTGGAAAGTAGCTCTTCTCTACTTCTTCTGGCAAATGTGGAGAGAAAGGAGTGGATGAGCTATGAAGAAATTGAAAAATATATTTGGAGAATAAAAAGCTCCTTTTTGTTTGAtttgtgttgtgtaggaaaatTCTTTGTTGTATAGTTTGTTGGACGGATTTTTCTAGAAGCTTGTTGTAAACTCGTACTGTATTGCAACACAGACTTGGTGGGATATGAATTAATTATCGGTGAGTTTCCGATCTGAAATGAAACAGAATTTAGCAAAGCATACTGATGTCTCCTGCAAGAACTTGGGTTAGTGTAGGTTTAGTCCCTTGATTTTGGGGGGAAAAGTGTCTCTTAATTCTTGATTGTAGTTCATAAGACCGTTTAGTTTCTTTGAATCCGCTCTATGGGGCAGTTCAACACATCAGATACCACAGTTTCTACTGTGTGACTGCTTCTGTTTAAGATTCAATCTGCTAATATTAAGCTGTCTGGTAGCGTATGCTAGGTTTCTCTGTCTGTCATCTTACGACAATATTTGGGATTGaggcgttgttgttgttgtcttctTATGACAATTACATGTGAATGATTGAAAGGTTTTTCTTTAATAAAATCTCTGTTTCATGTACATGTACTATCTTTACATGATCATACAATCCTAACTTAGCAAACTAGCGTACTCGAGATCTTTTGGACAATCCAACATGATATCTTGAAAAATTGCATGTTGTTGAGGCCTAAAGCAAACTCTTCTTCCATTAAGCATGTCAATGGTGTTCTTTAGGTGTGTGTTGTATGTAAGTACTTCATTCCAGTATCATCACATTATGGCTCACAGAAAGAAAATATTGATTTCGTGTGCCCTGCGTGATACGTGATTGAGATAAAGCTAATTGAAGGGTGAAATGTGCCATTTGACAATATAGCCTGTTGGTACTTTATTTCTTAATGCTCCAACATCAATTGTCCTAATATTGAACCTCATACCCTTGTTGAAATTAGAGAAACTAAATATTCGGTAACATCTAAACTTCTAGGATGGAAAACGCTAAAGTTTACCCCAAGAAAAATACGGTGTGTGCATTAAATTGTCTAGAGCCCTATTGGTGTACATTTGAATTTGACCAACTGCATTCTGTTTTATTTGTCCCTACTTATCTTAGTTGGGTTCATTTTCTCACTTTGAATAGAAATTACAGGTGCAAGACAAGGTCGACATGTAGGAGGTAAGTTACTCTAGAATTAGCTCTTTATTGTGTCCATATGCATTGTGTGCACATGTAACATGGGATCTAATTAGAATGACAATATTTTGTTTTCAGTTGGATATTCGCGTGTTGTAAGAAGTGGAGTTCCTAGAGGAGGGGGAGGAGGGAGGAGAAACCATGCACTGATTGGGCTTCCCTTTCTTTGTATTATTTTGGGAACTGCAGCATTGGGAGGAACAAATGTTGCCAGGTAATTGGCATGTTGATTGTGAATTGTGAGATGATCTTTTGTTACTTGCTTGAAGAAAAGTTTAACGAGATGATCTGAATAGTTGTTGTTTTTTTACCTTCTCCACATCAGGTCCTACAGAAAACAGAGGGCGGATTATCCTTCTCATAATCCTTTTCTCCCTTGATTAATCATATTTTTTCCAAcattgtgtatgtatgtataataATACGACGTCTTGCcaagggtctattggaaacaacctctcgACCCACAAAGGTAGGGctaaggtctgcatacatcctACCCTTCCTAGACCCCATTTGTGGGATCATACTAGATATGTGGTTATTGCTGTTgttgtgtatgtatgtatatatgttatgGTGTTAGTCCTCTATGAAATGTAACTGATCCAGTAAGCTTTAAGAAGTCACATTTGTTAAGTTGTGTGAACTTTCAACTGTAATTCTGAAGGTCATTATGTAAATTTAGAGATTTGTCTCTGTATCACATGAAAAGAAGAGCAATTAAACAAGAAAGCATGACATGTAATAAACCCATGTTTATATTCATGTGCCAAATGACCCCCGAGTAATTTAGATTTGACTCGAAGCTTAAACTTTGTTGTAAGTGCATTATATCACGAACAGCTGTCGAAAGGACCAAAAACGGGGAAAAAAAAGAAGCATATGAGATGTACGACTATGAAAAAGTGTAAAGCACCATTTTTATTTAATTAGTTATTCCAATCATGTGATTGGATTTGGAAAAATATATTTAAGAGATTTGACGTTATTACTTTTTATTATttaaattgttgatgttgttgtttttttttttttggtcattgAAGTATGTGACTGTTTGAttatatttctactatattagaagtaCCAGTTGGGTCCCTTTGGTCGTCCGTCGTCGTCCATCCAAGGGCAAATTCGTCATTTAGCTCAAGGGCATTTCAGTCATttcactttactacttaaatcTAGAAGACTCACTTTACCATAACAGTTGCCGACTTCCAAACAAACCCATCTCTCAGTTTGCTCGCTTCCAGAAAATACTCGGAGTTTTTTTCACCCCTTCAACTGGTTTTGCAAGTTCAGGTATATGTTCGTGTTAAGTTTTTGTCCAAATCTTCTATTTCTTCTTCTGATCTTTTTTTACATTTTCAAGTTCTCTTCAGATTTCTCATTTTCTTGGTTGAATTTCATGGCTATTGAACGAAAGATAAAACTTTTAGCTGAGACAGATTATTGTTGTAATAGTAGTTGCTTTAGAATTCTTTTCGAATTTCACAAATGTTAGTTCAAATTATGTTAATACCCAATCTGATtgcttttttgttgttgttgttgtttcagACGATGAAAAAAGTAACTTTTTGGTTCTCATCTCCTGTCTTTCGCCCATTTCCATCTTTGGACCTATTAGTGGAGGTATAATAATTTAGTGCTTGAACTAATTTTTGTGCAAGGTTGTATTTCACACATGGGATGGCATGTCTGCAACTCATTAGTAAATTAAAAGCTATCATCAGCTATAGGCCAACACCTAATGTCAACTTTTAAcccaacaaaaaatattttttctctgAAGTAGATAGTTGCTTGATTAGGGCTTTTTGCACTTTGTTAATTGTTACTCAGAGTGGTAAACTTGAGAACTTTTTGCAGTTTATTTCACTGTGCGGCATTTATGCATATTCCTAAATAGTAAGTCTATTTCCGATTTCAATGTGTTTTAGGGCATAAGTATTCACAAGCTATTGCTCTGTACACACAAGTGATTAAGTTGAACAGTGAGAATGTGGTGTACTGGGCTAATAGTGTGTTTGCTCACATCAAATTGAAG
Encoded proteins:
- the LOC132641025 gene encoding uncharacterized protein LOC132641025; translated protein: MLMDEAKVLLGFPTNSCPTASQVKDAYRRKVWDTHPDCFPVHLKPNAELKFKMISEAYTCLLSEITGARQGRHVGVGYSRVVRSGVPRGGGGGRRNHALIGLPFLCIILGTAALGGTNVASCRLPNKPISQFARFQKILGVFFTPSTGFASSDDEKSNFLVLISCLSPISIFGPISGGHKYSQAIALYTQVIKLNSENVVYWANSVFAHIKLKEYCSVIEDGAKAIEIVPRYSKGYYRREAAYLAMGSSKMHSRIFNRDFIQAI